Proteins encoded by one window of Bradyrhizobium sp. B097:
- a CDS encoding metalloregulator ArsR/SmtB family transcription factor — translation MEERQARTAFAALSQETRLRIVRLLVQAGPDGMAAGAIAEAVEVSPSNVSFHLKDLEHAGMIVPRREARSIIYSADYTGLRELIAFLMKDCCAGHPEICAPALADVQCGPSTAKKKARA, via the coding sequence ATGGAGGAGCGTCAAGCCCGAACCGCCTTCGCCGCGCTGTCGCAGGAAACGCGGCTGCGGATCGTGCGGTTGCTGGTGCAGGCCGGCCCCGATGGTATGGCGGCAGGGGCGATTGCCGAGGCGGTCGAAGTATCGCCATCCAACGTGTCGTTCCATCTGAAGGACCTCGAGCATGCGGGCATGATCGTGCCGCGCCGCGAGGCGCGTTCGATCATCTACTCGGCGGATTACACTGGCCTCCGCGAACTCATTGCCTTCCTGATGAAGGATTGCTGCGCGGGCCACCCGGAAATCTGCGCGCCGGCGCTCGCCGATGTTCAGTGCGGGCCGTCCACGGCCAAGAAAAAGGCGCGCGCCTGA